One part of the Actinomyces howellii genome encodes these proteins:
- a CDS encoding anthranilate synthase component II gives MRVVLLDNRDSFVYNLVDQFASLGAGIEVYRNTVACATVLAALEPTAAEAADGLRPALCLSPGPGHPRAAGCLMELVTTAVERSIPTLGICLGFQALVEACGGRVDRVGPVHGRSVRVEVSPAGRADPAFEVLAGGPLDVARYHSLGTRELPEALTSLASTADGVVMAARHRSAPVVGLQFHPESVLTPQGPGVLRSLTADLTRAASAPSAPSGPTTLPTTSPGGAR, from the coding sequence ATGCGCGTCGTCCTGCTCGACAACCGCGACTCCTTCGTCTACAACCTCGTCGACCAGTTCGCCTCCCTGGGCGCGGGCATCGAGGTCTACCGCAACACGGTGGCCTGCGCCACCGTGCTGGCCGCCCTGGAGCCCACCGCCGCCGAGGCCGCCGACGGGCTCCGCCCGGCGCTGTGCCTGTCCCCCGGGCCCGGGCACCCTCGCGCCGCCGGCTGCCTCATGGAGCTCGTGACCACCGCCGTCGAGCGCTCGATCCCGACCCTGGGGATCTGCCTGGGCTTCCAGGCCCTGGTCGAGGCATGCGGCGGGAGGGTCGACCGGGTCGGCCCGGTCCACGGGCGCTCGGTGCGCGTCGAGGTCTCCCCCGCCGGACGGGCCGACCCCGCCTTCGAGGTCCTGGCCGGCGGCCCCCTCGACGTCGCCCGCTACCACTCCCTGGGCACCCGTGAGCTGCCCGAGGCCCTCACCTCGCTGGCGAGCACCGCCGACGGCGTCGTCATGGCCGCCCGCCACCGCAGCGCCCCGGTCGTGGGCCTCCAGTTCCACCCCGAGTCGGTGCTCACGCCCCAGGGCCCGGGAGTCCTCAGGTCCCTGACCGCCGACCTCACCCGGGCCGCGAGCGCGCCCAGCGCCCCGAGCGGCCCCACCACCTTGCCGACCACGAGCCCCGGAGGAGCACGATGA
- a CDS encoding anthranilate synthase component 1, whose product MAPTPPAVLTRAVAYHADGGALLRSLTAQGLLCTAAPGAGTQTDRPVDCVLLESADITTKASRTTIAVLEASTRLTSQGEEVTLEALPGALDDGRAALERVGAALRDQVVERSSDRLHLRIPAPPADGLEERERLRALSTIEPVRVLAAAEVDHPHLPLEAGVLAFDYLATFESLPEVGQGANTCPDYLFYDARVILVLDHPTATATLVGASVDPEGLEGRMDELAAAIDATSATDAARVGGGTHREPTGPARQEATGAATLRALPTVSDAGFEAVVERMKEHIAAGDVYQVVPSRGFTLPCPDALAAYHRLRVSNPSPYMFYLAAPDFELFGASPESALLYSARTGEVAIRPIAGTRPRGLGPDGSVDHERDTRLELELRTDDKEVAEHVMLVDLARNDVARVSVPGTRRVGDLLRVDRYSRVMHLVSEVSGRLAPDLDALDAFRASMTMGTLTGAPKLRAAELIRQAEGVRRGSYGGSVGYVRGDGELDTCIVIRAAFVRDGTALVQAGAGVVSDSVPAAEAAETVHKACAVLEAVAAAQGADLVIDPDTTVRQEA is encoded by the coding sequence ATGGCACCCACGCCTCCCGCAGTGCTCACCCGCGCTGTGGCCTACCACGCCGACGGCGGCGCCCTCCTGCGGTCCCTGACCGCCCAGGGCCTCCTGTGCACCGCAGCACCTGGGGCGGGTACCCAGACCGATCGCCCCGTCGACTGCGTCCTGCTCGAGAGCGCGGACATCACGACGAAGGCCTCACGCACGACGATCGCCGTGCTCGAGGCCTCCACCCGCCTGACCTCCCAGGGGGAGGAGGTGACGCTCGAGGCCCTGCCAGGAGCCCTCGACGACGGCAGGGCCGCCCTCGAGCGGGTCGGGGCCGCACTGCGTGACCAGGTCGTCGAGCGCTCCTCCGACCGCCTGCACCTGAGGATCCCCGCTCCCCCTGCGGACGGCCTGGAGGAGCGCGAGCGACTGCGGGCCCTGTCCACGATCGAGCCCGTGCGGGTCCTGGCCGCGGCCGAGGTCGACCACCCCCACCTGCCGCTGGAGGCCGGTGTCCTCGCCTTCGACTACCTGGCCACCTTCGAGTCCCTGCCCGAGGTCGGCCAGGGGGCCAACACCTGTCCTGACTACCTCTTCTACGACGCGCGCGTCATCCTCGTCCTCGACCACCCCACCGCCACGGCCACGCTCGTGGGCGCCTCGGTGGACCCCGAGGGGCTGGAGGGGCGCATGGACGAGCTGGCCGCGGCCATCGACGCAACCAGCGCCACCGACGCCGCGCGGGTCGGTGGGGGGACGCACCGCGAGCCGACGGGCCCCGCGCGGCAGGAGGCCACCGGCGCGGCAACCCTGCGCGCCCTGCCCACCGTCTCGGACGCCGGCTTCGAGGCGGTCGTCGAGCGGATGAAGGAGCACATCGCGGCAGGGGACGTCTACCAGGTCGTCCCCTCCCGCGGCTTCACGCTGCCCTGCCCCGACGCCCTGGCCGCCTACCACCGGCTGCGGGTGTCCAACCCCAGCCCGTACATGTTCTACCTGGCAGCCCCGGACTTCGAGCTGTTCGGGGCCTCCCCCGAGTCGGCGCTGCTGTACTCGGCCAGGACCGGCGAGGTCGCCATCCGCCCCATCGCCGGCACCCGGCCGCGTGGCCTGGGTCCTGACGGCTCGGTCGACCACGAGCGCGACACCCGCCTCGAGCTCGAGCTGCGCACCGACGACAAGGAGGTCGCCGAGCACGTCATGCTCGTCGACCTGGCCCGCAACGACGTCGCCCGCGTGAGCGTGCCGGGCACACGTCGGGTGGGCGACCTGCTGCGCGTGGACCGCTACAGCCGGGTCATGCACCTGGTCTCGGAGGTCTCCGGGCGCCTGGCCCCCGACCTCGACGCCCTCGACGCCTTCCGCGCCTCGATGACGATGGGCACGCTCACCGGCGCCCCCAAGCTGCGCGCCGCCGAGCTCATCCGCCAGGCCGAGGGCGTGCGTCGCGGCTCCTACGGAGGATCGGTGGGCTACGTGCGCGGCGACGGCGAGCTCGACACGTGCATCGTCATCCGCGCGGCCTTCGTGCGCGACGGCACCGCCCTCGTCCAGGCCGGGGCGGGTGTCGTGTCGGACTCGGTCCCCGCCGCGGAGGCGGCCGAGACCGTCCACAAGGCCTGCGCGGTCCTCGAGGCCGTGGCGGCCGCCCAGGGCGCCGATCTCGTCATCGACCCCGACACCACCGTCCGACAGGAGGCCTGA